Proteins from one Ipomoea triloba cultivar NCNSP0323 chromosome 1, ASM357664v1 genomic window:
- the LOC116017143 gene encoding allene oxide synthase 3-like, translating to MSSSSEHGSCSKLPLREIPGSYGLPFFGAIKDRYDFHYNQGIETFFRSRMQTHQSTVYRANVPPGPFMAGDSKAVILVDAVSFQILFDNSRVDKTDFFDGNFMPSTDFFGGYRLCPFLDTTELQHQTLKNFFLSTLAGLHNKFIPIFSLCMSQLFTKLEDGLEGKDGKTYFNDLSDETTFNFMFRLFSDNKDPTETSVGSNGTAYLNKWVFLQLAPLMTLGLKYLPNFLEDLALHTFPLPFFLMKSDYKKIYDAFYTSLGSILDEAEKVGIKRDEACHNFIFLAGFNAYGGMKVFFPSLIKWVGAAGEGLHGRLAAEIRAAVKQEGGVTLSALNKMSLTKSVVYETLRIEPPVPFQVGRAREDIVVDSHESAFLIKKGEVIYGYQPLATRDPKIFERGEEFVGDRFVGDGEKLVKYVYWSNGRETENATAGDKQCPGKDLVVLLGRLMLVEFFLRYDTFSIEYGTILLGPSVTFTSVTKAT from the coding sequence ATGTCATCATCATCTGAGCATGGTTCTTGTTCAAAGCTCCCGTTGCGAGAAATCCCAGGCAGTTATGGTTTGCCGTTTTTCGGGGCGATTAAGGATCGATATGACTTTCATTACAACCAAGGCATAGAAACTTTCTTCCGCTCTCGCATGCAAACCCATCAATCCACCGTTTACCGAGCAAACGTCCCGCCGGGGCCTTTCATGGCCGGAGATTCCAAGGCGGTAATCCTCGTCGACGCCGTTAGTTTCCAGATCCTCTTCGACAATTCTAGAGTCGACAAGACGGATTTCTTCGACGGTAACTTCATGCCCTCCACCGACTTCTTCGGCGGCTACCGTCTCTGCCCTTTCCTCGACACCACCGAGCTTCAACACCAAACCCTcaagaatttcttcctctcCACGCTCGCCGGTTTACATAATAAATTCATTCCCATTTTCTCCCTCTGCATGTCCCAGCTCTTCACCAAGCTTGAAGATGGACTCGAGGGTAAAGATGGAAAAACCTACTTCAACGACCTCAGCGACGAAACAACGTTCAACTTCATGTTCCGTTTGTTTTCCGATAATAAAGATCCGACGGAGACCTCCGTCGGATCTAACGGAACGGCGTATCTTAACAAATGGGTATTTCTCCAGTTGGCTCCATTGATGACACTCGGGCTGAAATACCTCCCCAATTTCCTAGAAGACCTAGCGTTACACACTTTCCCGTTACCGTTTTTCCTGATGAAATCCGATTACAAGAAGATTTACGATGCTTTCTACACCTCCCTGGGTTCCATCTTGGACGAAGCGGAGAAAGTCGGGATCAAAAGAGACGAAGCCTGCCATAACTTCATTTTCCTGGCAGGCTTCAACGCCTACGGCGGGATGAAAGTGTTCTTCCCGTCTCTCATCAAGTGGGTCGGCGCTGCAGGGGAGGGCCTGCACGGGCGCCTAGCGGCGGAAATCAGGGCGGCGGTTAAACAAGAAGGCGGCGTCACACTCTCCGCGCTGAACAAGATGAGTTTGACAAAGTCGGTGGTGTACGAGACGTTACGGATTGAGCCTCCGGTTCCGTTCCAGGTGGGGCGGGCCAGGGAGGATATCGTGGTGGACAGCCATGAATCGGCGTTCTTGATCAAGAAAGGCGAGGTGATCTACGGGTATCAGCCATTGGCGACTAGGGATCCGAAGATATTTGAGAGGGGTGAGGAGTTTGTGGGGGATAGATTTGTTGGGGATGGGGAGAAATTGGTGAAATATGTGTACTGGTCTAATGGGAGGGAGACTGAGAATGCAACGGCGGGGGATAAACAGTGTCCCGGCAAGGATTTGGTGGTGTTGCTGGGCAGGCTGATGTTGGTGGAGTTTTTCCTTAGATATGACACATTTTCGATAGAATATGGAACCATTCTTCTCGGCCCTTCCGTCACTTTCACCTCCGTTACCAAAGCTACATGA
- the LOC116020790 gene encoding uncharacterized protein LOC116020790 yields MKYNEISHFSHPQHKLGFEYSELPFKCDGCKEAGIGSRYKCATCDYDLHMHCAIPTPSIAHPFYTKCSFQFLARPPGSVPRYCNACEKDISGFLYHCKLCGFDLHPCCAKLPMVLDDGEVKLYLYRKVSASCHRCGRKGRSWSYRSTCKKYNLHVACVKEMLVESWHEIYFGMHMRRGNNNNGKLETRIPSLKGTLQSYHRKSKGTKMKKCCEMAALALQFVISAVLGDPTSLIAAVVASLMSK; encoded by the exons aTGAAATACAATGAAATATCCCATTTTAGCCACCCTCAACACAAGCTGGGGTTTGAATACTCGGAGTTGCCGTTCAAGTGCGACGGGTGCAAGGAGGCCGGAATTGGATCCCGGTACAAGTGCGCCACCTGCGACTACGACCTCCACATGCATTGCGCCATCCCCACGCCGTCGATCGCTCACCCTTTTTACACCAAATGCTCCTTTCAGTTCCTGGCCCGCCCGCCGGGGAGCGTTCCCAGATACTGCAACGCATGCGAGAAGGACATAAGTGGGTTCCTTTACCATTGCAAGCTCTGCGGCTTCGACCTTCACCCCTGCTGCGCCAAGCTCCCCATGGTGCTTGATGACGGAGAAGTCAAGCTTTACTTGTACCGGAAG GTGAGTGCGTCGTGTCACCGGTGCGGGAGGAAGGGTCGGAGCTGGAGCTACCGGTCGACATGCAAGAAGTACAATCTGCACGTTGCATGCGTGAAGGAGATGCTGGTGGAAAGTTGGCATGAGATTTACTTTGGCATGCATATGCGGAGagggaataataataatggaaaattgGAGACAAGAATTCCTAGCTTGAAGGGGACCTTGCAGAGTTATCACAGGAAGAGCAAAGGGACGAAGATGAAAAAATGCTGTGAGATGGCTGCTCTGGCTCTCCAGTTTGTTATCTCTGCTGTTCTCGGGGATCCCACTTCTCTTATTGCTGCAGTGGTGGCCTCACTCATGtctaaataa
- the LOC116017879 gene encoding CASP-like protein 5C1 has translation MAMNDDIPGAVGTSASFALRLGQAAFASASLLFMSLGVEFYSYTAFCFLVTIMGLVIPWSVTLALVDGYSVFVKCPIRQPGILLVIILGDWALSILTLAAASSTAGIVDLLLRSDGTFCPSKLCSRYQISAAMAFLTWFLSMASSLSNLWLLPSL, from the exons ATGGCTATGAATGATGATATACCTGGGGCTGTGGGAACAAGTGCCAGTTTTGCTTTGAGATTGGGCCAGGCTGCTTTTGCTTCTGCCTCTCTTCTCTTCATGTCTTTAGGGGTGGAATTCTACAGCTACACTGCCTTTTG CTTCTTGGTCACAATCATGGGACTGGTCATTCCCTGGAGCGTCACTCTGGCACTGGTTGATGGCTATTCTGTATTTGTCAAGTGCCCAATTCGCCAGCCAGGAATACTACTTGTGATCATTTTAGGAGATTGG GCGTTGTCAATCCTCACACTGGCTGCAGCTAGCTCAACTGCAGGCATAGTTGATCTCCTCCTGAGATCAGATGGAACATTCTGCCCTTCAAAGCTATGCAGTAGATACCAAATATCAGCAGCAATGGCCTTCTTAACATGGTTTCTCTCCATGGCTTCATCACTTTCCAATCTTTGGCTACTTCCCTCCTTGTGA